From Saccharothrix espanaensis DSM 44229, the proteins below share one genomic window:
- a CDS encoding eCIS core domain-containing protein, protein MQRSVGNRVVAQLIAGERHVHDDACGHAPTVQRALVDAAVRSPGRPIEPSRREQLESFHQEDFSAVRVHTGPVAQRSAEAIGASAFTVGEDIVLGEDSDDETLGHETSHVKQQRAGRVSATDNGAGMGISSPRDPEERSAAADGAAFRAGARHARSVAAESSGSPAGGAGGEQRVQRVVGKQETSSEESSSESFEPSNRVEDLAEEKEDGGKTDVVKQIGQEVKKHAKVYGGGKHGRAPDEARLRFPRRKAHERTTQTLSHLSFLLHDALQAVQRDLVRMEEDIQVVNERELQGMLINDRLLFASNYNDTMVNLEVEFGEDMATLRDLVEIHQDDEDRTDGLLSADAQEYLGRLNRAETKVLAAFQELRGMGDDATAKAMRKSTGRPVMVVDAEDPGLHNLLTSGDHAGSVIMLRFGASDGTYREGADAGRRKPKRMHAEQKFLVAIHRAGLKPEEAKGALAISGRYRPCMGCAAALRYYRDVLGFGNLQFNPNYGFYYASSVKGLQDHLRHVVQDPHYLEYIREMADPERGGAVSASALSWQGPPADAQEVNGPEIRIPVRDAGGRGYGSNSDSEGELAESDDEEVYNSWKRNLFEYLPDEGGRKVGEGSEEVNPGRRARNMLDDDDRMLLRQVGLFGDRDTQAVVFRYYAERPTQYGGAASQREIHQASGVGPDTVSRLIRGTTGHEKRDNRTADPNMKRMPQRGKKKSDAEPKRQRGKGAFTKGKKLDADGLKKIEAKIRETGFYDTWEAAPAKDGLKPAQLPRDLSRMIADRRGKYTVPSMAEALKTSPDALKGYLNREFKVLNPKAAKAKAPEPAVEGDVTMGGTADDREYPEVAGLNHHVDENGQHFYAHLSGVQFYWDFAHEGVRPFPPGVRFTIGQSSRPRQPEPEAMDIDEPLVELEEADDEMEYTDVGKGKGPARRGG, encoded by the coding sequence TTGCAGCGCTCGGTCGGAAACCGGGTCGTCGCCCAGCTGATCGCCGGCGAGCGGCACGTCCACGACGACGCGTGCGGTCACGCGCCCACCGTCCAGCGCGCCCTGGTGGACGCGGCGGTGCGCTCGCCGGGCCGGCCGATCGAGCCGTCCCGGCGCGAGCAGCTGGAGTCCTTCCACCAGGAGGACTTCTCGGCCGTCAGGGTGCACACCGGCCCGGTCGCCCAGCGCTCCGCCGAGGCGATCGGTGCGAGTGCCTTCACCGTGGGCGAGGACATCGTCCTGGGCGAGGACTCCGACGACGAGACGCTGGGGCACGAGACCAGCCACGTGAAGCAGCAGCGGGCGGGCCGGGTGTCGGCTACCGACAACGGCGCCGGCATGGGCATCAGCAGCCCGCGTGACCCCGAGGAGCGGTCCGCCGCGGCCGACGGCGCCGCCTTCCGGGCAGGCGCGCGGCACGCGCGATCCGTCGCCGCGGAGTCGAGTGGGTCGCCTGCGGGCGGAGCTGGTGGCGAGCAGCGCGTGCAGCGCGTGGTCGGCAAGCAGGAGACATCGTCCGAGGAGTCCTCCTCCGAGTCCTTCGAGCCCTCCAACCGGGTGGAGGACTTGGCGGAAGAGAAGGAGGACGGGGGCAAGACCGACGTGGTGAAGCAGATCGGGCAGGAGGTCAAGAAGCACGCGAAGGTGTACGGAGGAGGTAAGCACGGCCGGGCCCCCGACGAGGCCCGGTTGCGCTTCCCCCGTCGCAAGGCGCACGAACGCACCACCCAGACCCTGTCCCACCTCAGCTTCCTGCTCCACGACGCCCTGCAAGCCGTCCAGCGGGATCTCGTGAGGATGGAAGAGGACATCCAGGTCGTCAACGAGCGCGAGCTCCAGGGCATGTTGATCAACGACCGGCTGTTGTTCGCGTCGAACTACAACGACACGATGGTCAACCTGGAGGTCGAGTTCGGGGAGGACATGGCCACCCTGCGCGATCTGGTGGAGATCCACCAGGACGACGAGGACCGCACGGACGGTCTGCTCAGCGCGGACGCGCAGGAGTACCTCGGGCGGCTCAACCGCGCCGAGACGAAGGTGCTGGCGGCGTTCCAGGAGCTGCGGGGCATGGGCGACGACGCCACGGCCAAAGCCATGCGCAAGAGCACGGGCAGACCGGTCATGGTCGTCGACGCCGAGGACCCGGGCCTGCACAACCTGCTCACCTCGGGTGATCACGCGGGATCGGTGATCATGCTCCGCTTCGGTGCCTCGGACGGCACGTACCGCGAGGGCGCCGACGCGGGCCGGCGCAAGCCCAAGCGGATGCACGCCGAGCAGAAGTTCCTCGTGGCCATCCACCGGGCCGGTCTCAAGCCCGAGGAGGCCAAGGGTGCGCTCGCCATCTCGGGCCGGTACCGGCCGTGCATGGGCTGCGCGGCGGCGTTGCGCTACTACCGGGACGTCCTGGGATTCGGCAACCTCCAGTTCAACCCCAACTACGGGTTCTACTACGCGAGTTCCGTGAAGGGCCTGCAGGACCACCTGCGCCACGTCGTGCAGGACCCGCACTACCTGGAGTACATCAGGGAGATGGCCGACCCGGAGCGCGGTGGCGCGGTCAGCGCCTCGGCGCTGTCGTGGCAGGGTCCCCCGGCCGACGCGCAGGAGGTCAACGGCCCCGAGATCCGCATCCCCGTCCGAGACGCCGGGGGTCGGGGCTACGGGAGCAACTCCGACAGCGAGGGTGAACTCGCCGAGTCCGACGACGAAGAGGTCTACAACTCCTGGAAACGCAACCTCTTCGAGTACCTGCCTGACGAGGGCGGCCGGAAGGTCGGCGAGGGGAGCGAGGAGGTGAACCCCGGGCGTCGCGCCCGGAACATGCTCGACGACGACGACCGGATGCTGCTCCGGCAGGTGGGGCTGTTCGGCGACCGGGACACGCAGGCGGTGGTCTTCCGCTACTACGCCGAGAGGCCGACCCAGTACGGCGGCGCCGCCTCACAGCGGGAGATCCACCAGGCCTCCGGGGTGGGCCCCGACACGGTCAGCCGCCTCATCCGGGGTACCACCGGGCACGAGAAGCGGGACAACCGCACGGCCGACCCGAACATGAAGCGCATGCCGCAGCGGGGGAAGAAGAAGTCCGACGCCGAGCCGAAGCGGCAGCGCGGCAAGGGTGCGTTCACGAAGGGCAAGAAGCTCGACGCCGACGGCCTGAAGAAGATCGAGGCCAAGATCCGCGAGACCGGGTTCTACGACACGTGGGAGGCGGCACCCGCCAAGGACGGCCTCAAGCCGGCCCAGCTGCCGCGCGACCTCAGCCGGATGATCGCCGACCGCCGCGGCAAGTACACCGTGCCGAGCATGGCCGAGGCGCTCAAGACCTCCCCCGACGCACTCAAGGGCTACCTGAACCGGGAGTTCAAGGTGCTGAACCCCAAGGCGGCGAAGGCCAAGGCACCGGAACCGGCGGTCGAGGGGGACGTCACGATGGGCGGGACCGCGGACGACCGCGAGTACCCGGAGGTCGCCGGCCTGAACCACCACGTCGACGAGAACGGGCAGCACTTCTACGCCCACCTCAGCGGCGTCCAGTTCTACTGGGACTTCGCCCACGAGGGCGTGCGCCCGTTCCCGCCCGGGGTGCGGTTCACGATCGGGCAATCCTCCCGGCCCCGGCAGCCCGAGCCGGAGGCCATGGACATCGACGAGCCGCTCGTCGAGCTCGAGGAGGCGGACGACGAGATGGAGTACACCGACGTGGGCAAGGGCAAGGGGCCGGCCCGACGCGGGGGATGA
- a CDS encoding YbaB/EbfC family nucleoid-associated protein, producing the protein MSEGTARDLFSGDPAAIEAGLDDWVAELERNAEHYQELQRRVDDVRLTATSPNGAVTVTVDASGALVDATFTPKVLNTAPEELGRQLMAAVGQARARITDEVGRAAAETVGGDGAQRITGYYREKFGVPDERPGRRDRAEDVDGSVYHQEGF; encoded by the coding sequence GTGAGCGAGGGAACGGCCAGGGACCTCTTCTCCGGTGATCCGGCGGCGATCGAGGCCGGGCTGGACGACTGGGTCGCCGAGCTGGAGCGCAACGCCGAGCACTACCAGGAGCTGCAACGCCGGGTGGACGACGTGCGGCTCACCGCGACCAGCCCGAACGGGGCCGTCACCGTCACCGTGGACGCGTCCGGCGCGCTGGTCGACGCCACGTTCACGCCGAAGGTCCTCAACACCGCGCCGGAGGAGTTGGGCCGCCAGCTGATGGCCGCCGTCGGCCAGGCCCGAGCGCGGATCACCGACGAGGTCGGCCGGGCGGCCGCCGAGACGGTCGGCGGCGACGGGGCGCAGCGGATCACCGGCTACTACCGGGAGAAGTTCGGCGTCCCCGACGAACGGCCCGGACGCCGCGACCGGGCCGAGGACGTCGACGGCTCGGTCTACCACCAAGAGGGCTTCTGA
- a CDS encoding GNAT family N-acetyltransferase — protein sequence MTSEPIVTAPRHQRDWDQYSRLAAESFGGDHRDLTCHRSRGPAAVAVVDDEVIGGAVALRAHQFFGGSAVPTGCVADVCVRPEWRGRGVARRVIDTLMDRTRADGGVLSTLWTPATGVYRRWGWEVAGLGRRWSVPARGLRSLPAAPGDVVPGFTEPARELQRDLARAWDGPLRRPSWWWDWKYSDSEHRCYTLVVGGEPQGLLGVRVRPVEPWGQDLVVSDFWARDTASGRALLRFLGGFGSMAHTVHFDTGTLANLPALVWELPQHELREQGWYPWMLRLLDIPAALESRGWPRTVTGRLDLAITGPAAQRLVLEVADGRAVTSPGGTGAVALSPGQLAAWYAGTLDPPALTRSLGPLDDGIVELMGMLTRRTEVWLPDVF from the coding sequence GTGACGTCTGAACCGATCGTCACCGCGCCTCGGCACCAACGCGACTGGGACCAGTACTCCCGCCTGGCCGCCGAGTCGTTCGGCGGCGACCACCGGGATCTCACCTGCCACCGGTCACGCGGCCCCGCCGCCGTCGCGGTCGTGGACGACGAGGTGATCGGCGGCGCGGTGGCGTTGCGGGCGCACCAGTTCTTCGGTGGCAGCGCCGTGCCCACCGGCTGCGTGGCCGACGTGTGCGTGCGCCCCGAGTGGCGAGGCCGCGGTGTCGCCCGCCGGGTGATCGACACGCTCATGGACCGGACCCGAGCCGACGGCGGTGTCCTCAGCACCCTGTGGACGCCCGCCACCGGCGTCTACCGGCGGTGGGGCTGGGAAGTCGCGGGCCTGGGCAGGCGGTGGTCCGTGCCCGCGCGCGGCCTGCGGTCACTGCCCGCCGCACCCGGCGACGTGGTGCCCGGGTTCACCGAGCCCGCGCGAGAGCTCCAACGCGACCTCGCCCGCGCCTGGGACGGCCCACTGCGCCGCCCGTCCTGGTGGTGGGACTGGAAGTACTCCGACAGCGAGCACCGCTGCTACACCCTCGTGGTCGGCGGCGAACCACAGGGCCTGCTGGGTGTGCGCGTGCGCCCCGTCGAACCCTGGGGGCAGGACCTGGTCGTGTCCGACTTCTGGGCCCGCGACACGGCGTCCGGCCGCGCCCTGCTCCGCTTCCTCGGCGGTTTCGGCAGCATGGCGCACACCGTCCACTTCGACACCGGCACGCTGGCGAACCTGCCCGCGCTGGTGTGGGAACTGCCCCAACACGAACTGCGCGAACAGGGCTGGTACCCGTGGATGCTGCGGCTGCTCGACATCCCCGCCGCCTTGGAGAGCCGCGGCTGGCCTCGAACCGTTACCGGCCGACTCGACTTGGCCATCACCGGCCCCGCCGCGCAACGCCTGGTCCTGGAAGTAGCCGACGGCAGGGCTGTCACCAGCCCCGGCGGCACCGGGGCCGTCGCCCTGTCGCCGGGGCAACTGGCCGCCTGGTACGCCGGCACCCTGGACCCGCCCGCCCTGACCCGATCCCTGGGGCCGCTCGACGACGGGATCGTCGAGCTGATGGGGATGCTCACGCGCCGGACGGAGGTGTGGCTGCCCGATGTCTTCTGA
- a CDS encoding RICIN domain-containing protein: MKFARSAVVFAAVVLGLVGLVPSATAGDETWRFDSEWDTGSLDHNPTNGVHTRSWNGGPWQIWAVKRYGDGTFRFMNTGSLRCLDNSEHGVRGFGCNDGSWQRWKVNSWGDGTVEIVSTWNNHCLDNSWEGIRTVGCNGLEYQRWRVR, translated from the coding sequence ATGAAGTTCGCGCGGTCCGCGGTGGTGTTCGCCGCGGTGGTGCTCGGGCTGGTGGGTCTCGTCCCGTCGGCGACGGCGGGGGACGAGACCTGGCGGTTCGACAGCGAGTGGGACACCGGGTCGCTCGACCACAACCCCACCAACGGCGTGCACACGCGGTCGTGGAACGGCGGGCCCTGGCAGATCTGGGCGGTGAAGCGGTACGGCGACGGCACGTTCCGGTTCATGAACACCGGGTCGCTGAGGTGCCTGGACAACAGCGAGCACGGCGTGCGCGGGTTCGGCTGCAACGACGGGTCGTGGCAGCGGTGGAAGGTCAACTCGTGGGGCGACGGCACCGTCGAGATCGTGAGCACGTGGAACAACCACTGCCTCGACAACAGCTGGGAAGGCATCCGCACGGTCGGCTGCAACGGCCTGGAGTACCAGCGGTGGAGGGTGCGCTAG
- a CDS encoding HAD-IA family hydrolase: MTLLVADVILFDLDGVLVDSSGCVAKAWFEWAARHGLDAERTFALGHGRTTADHLRAAAPDLATPEEAAAVDALEERYVTEVVAQPGAREATAELTRLGRRWGIVTSCDHPAATARLAVAGIPAPDVLVTAADVEQHKPAPDGYLLGCRRTGVEPAGALVFEDAPAGLAAARAAGIRAVALSTTHDPAELTGSDAIVPDLAHVRFGPRGEVALRTG, from the coding sequence ATGACCCTCCTCGTCGCGGACGTGATCCTGTTCGACCTCGACGGCGTCCTGGTCGACAGCTCCGGGTGCGTGGCCAAGGCCTGGTTCGAGTGGGCGGCCCGGCACGGCCTGGACGCCGAGCGCACCTTCGCGCTGGGCCACGGGCGCACCACGGCGGACCACCTCCGGGCCGCCGCGCCCGACCTGGCCACCCCGGAGGAGGCCGCGGCCGTCGACGCCCTGGAGGAGCGGTACGTCACCGAGGTCGTGGCCCAGCCCGGGGCGCGCGAGGCGACGGCCGAGCTGACCCGCCTGGGCCGGAGGTGGGGGATCGTCACCTCCTGCGACCACCCCGCGGCGACCGCCCGGCTCGCGGTGGCGGGCATCCCGGCCCCGGACGTGCTCGTGACCGCCGCCGACGTCGAGCAGCACAAGCCCGCGCCGGACGGCTACCTGCTCGGCTGCCGCCGAACCGGTGTCGAACCGGCCGGAGCGCTGGTGTTCGAGGACGCCCCGGCCGGCCTCGCCGCGGCCCGCGCGGCGGGCATCCGCGCGGTCGCGCTGAGCACCACCCACGACCCGGCGGAGCTGACCGGCTCCGACGCGATCGTGCCGGACCTGGCCCACGTCCGGTTCGGCCCGCGAGGTGAAGTCGCGCTGCGCACGGGGTGA
- a CDS encoding type VII secretion target — MGFEVTAGDLRAHADKVEGHSALLGQAVEAAGSAMSDDTYGRICRFLPPVFNDLEDVARDALASARTGLFAIAAKLRDTAATYETEDEAVGRGFSGIAPR; from the coding sequence GTGGGGTTCGAGGTCACGGCGGGCGACCTGCGCGCGCACGCCGACAAGGTCGAGGGGCACAGCGCCCTGCTCGGCCAGGCCGTCGAAGCGGCGGGCAGCGCGATGTCCGACGACACCTACGGCCGGATCTGCCGGTTCCTGCCCCCGGTCTTCAACGACCTGGAGGACGTCGCCCGCGACGCGCTGGCGTCCGCGCGCACCGGCCTGTTCGCGATCGCGGCGAAACTGCGGGACACCGCCGCGACCTACGAGACCGAGGACGAGGCCGTGGGCCGCGGGTTCTCCGGGATCGCCCCCCGGTGA
- a CDS encoding ribulose-phosphate 3-epimerase codes for MVMIAPALLGADPLALADAIADVERAEADLLHVDVMDGHFVRDINFGLRTVRAIRERTTLPVDVHLQVQQPERLLDELVDIAPDTVSVHVESTQHLSAVLRGLEGGGIRKGVVLNPATPLGVLDEVLEQVDQVVLMTSNPGTSDFLPHVLDKIGRLRALLVKRGIEHVRLVADGGVTAERAGRLVDAGADVLVAASAVFAPRHGGPPAAVGTLRAAR; via the coding sequence ATGGTGATGATCGCCCCGGCGCTGCTCGGCGCCGACCCGCTCGCCCTGGCCGACGCGATCGCCGACGTGGAACGCGCCGAAGCCGACCTGCTGCACGTGGACGTGATGGACGGGCACTTCGTGCGCGACATCAACTTCGGGCTGCGCACGGTCCGCGCGATCCGCGAGCGCACGACCCTGCCGGTGGACGTCCACCTCCAGGTGCAGCAGCCGGAAAGGCTGCTCGACGAGTTGGTCGACATCGCTCCGGACACGGTGTCCGTGCACGTCGAGAGCACCCAGCACCTGTCCGCGGTCCTGCGGGGACTGGAAGGCGGTGGCATCCGCAAGGGCGTGGTGCTCAACCCCGCGACCCCGCTGGGCGTGCTGGACGAGGTGCTGGAGCAGGTCGACCAGGTCGTCCTGATGACCAGCAACCCCGGCACCAGCGACTTCCTGCCGCACGTGCTGGACAAGATCGGCCGGCTGCGCGCGCTGCTGGTCAAGCGCGGGATCGAGCACGTGCGACTGGTCGCCGACGGCGGCGTCACCGCCGAACGCGCGGGCCGGCTCGTGGACGCGGGCGCGGACGTCCTGGTGGCGGCCTCCGCGGTGTTCGCCCCGCGCCACGGCGGCCCGCCGGCGGCCGTGGGCACGCTGCGAGCGGCCCGATGA
- a CDS encoding DNA repair protein RadA family protein, with amino-acid sequence MSGGRDEATPLRNPFSAMAVARIATFDHDLGAAEVTVQTDGSRRAVAELTSYLDAPPPGAGGVADGAVLLILGEHGAGKSHLARHLVRLAASRLEDRTRSLYLEATAETVTRIYGRVLGHLGVAAVRARVSDFYADIVAEQLQDNGLAGHAVELLRRREIAPHEVVRQLRLMESELLRRVHRELSGVTENEDFGLALALLLRPGFEAAVWSWLNGEDPAPVLVDRGIREPISDELDVLEALGVVALLFGDRQRRFVLVIDEFDKIFPSAQDHALGLAFQKLLEVFSSAGACLVLCGQPDFLFSVDPAVADRITTPVRLAGLSAPQVRDLVESAQAAEFGSRRLEPFSVETVEFVTMVTGGNARKVIRMCRALFQSAHESPGRRVTDEMVREVTREQLGPLSTTEIVMVIHRLLERHGWTYQPDHYLSPGDDARVDFWLTFQDRAGGCAVIVTDSVLSEADANAAVRRITAVTGAAPGAEVVLVVNGVVAAGPAHDLRALLGREPLVHHSRGFAEDLPTAVRAAAGKLPRTPGGDEAGVLRQRMDQINRQQSSLYGFVEQLAEHIDGLRTSSDRRLVEIQHQLVGLAGGSAPAEHAPTAPLPVAVARLFEDGLAALDEITQTELMMRQAFAVDDDSAAVLQAVQRRQTSSGYLEAMGIVAVLGQALVAFQRAVLKWHESDDVRRSTGELPQRALDTLHEICRTYDAVVEYLPLHKLEPLVHLTPWTAPGGAVADLSRPARRARVREHLEGISAQVRHTAVRVASSGRS; translated from the coding sequence ATGAGCGGTGGACGCGACGAAGCGACGCCTCTGCGCAACCCGTTCTCGGCCATGGCGGTCGCGCGGATAGCGACCTTCGACCACGACCTGGGTGCCGCCGAGGTCACCGTGCAGACCGACGGGAGCCGCCGCGCGGTCGCCGAGCTGACCTCGTACCTCGACGCCCCACCGCCCGGGGCGGGCGGCGTGGCCGACGGTGCCGTGCTGCTCATCCTCGGCGAGCACGGGGCCGGGAAGTCGCACCTGGCCCGCCACCTCGTCCGGCTCGCGGCGTCCCGGCTGGAGGACCGCACCAGGTCGCTCTACCTGGAAGCCACCGCGGAGACCGTGACGCGCATCTACGGGCGGGTCCTGGGCCACCTCGGGGTGGCGGCGGTGCGGGCCCGGGTCAGCGACTTCTACGCCGACATCGTCGCCGAACAGCTCCAGGACAACGGTCTCGCCGGCCACGCCGTGGAACTGCTTCGCCGCCGCGAGATCGCGCCGCACGAGGTGGTCCGGCAGCTGCGGCTGATGGAGAGCGAGCTCCTGCGGCGGGTGCACCGCGAGCTCAGCGGCGTCACCGAGAACGAGGACTTCGGCCTGGCGCTGGCGCTGCTGCTGCGGCCGGGCTTCGAGGCGGCGGTGTGGAGCTGGCTCAACGGCGAGGACCCGGCACCCGTCCTGGTGGACCGGGGGATCCGCGAGCCGATCTCCGACGAGCTGGACGTGCTGGAGGCGCTGGGCGTCGTCGCGCTGCTGTTCGGTGACCGGCAGCGGCGCTTCGTCCTCGTCATCGACGAGTTCGACAAGATCTTCCCGTCCGCGCAGGACCACGCGCTGGGGCTGGCGTTCCAGAAGTTGCTGGAGGTCTTCTCCAGCGCGGGAGCCTGCCTGGTGCTGTGCGGGCAGCCCGACTTCCTCTTCTCGGTCGACCCGGCGGTGGCCGACCGGATCACCACCCCGGTGCGCTTGGCGGGGTTGAGCGCCCCGCAGGTGCGCGACCTGGTCGAGTCGGCGCAGGCGGCCGAGTTCGGCAGTCGCCGGCTGGAACCGTTCTCGGTGGAGACCGTCGAGTTCGTGACGATGGTGACCGGCGGGAACGCGCGCAAGGTGATCCGCATGTGCCGCGCCCTGTTCCAGTCGGCGCACGAGAGCCCCGGTCGACGCGTGACCGACGAGATGGTCCGGGAGGTCACCAGGGAACAGCTCGGCCCGTTGAGCACCACCGAGATCGTCATGGTGATCCACCGGCTCCTGGAGCGCCACGGCTGGACCTACCAGCCCGACCACTACCTGTCCCCGGGCGACGACGCCCGGGTGGACTTCTGGCTCACCTTCCAGGACCGCGCCGGCGGGTGCGCGGTGATCGTCACCGACTCGGTCCTGTCCGAGGCCGACGCGAACGCGGCCGTGCGCCGGATCACCGCGGTGACCGGGGCCGCCCCCGGCGCCGAGGTCGTCCTCGTCGTCAACGGCGTCGTGGCCGCCGGTCCGGCGCACGACCTGCGGGCCCTGCTGGGCCGCGAACCACTGGTGCACCACAGCCGCGGCTTCGCCGAGGACCTGCCGACCGCCGTGCGGGCCGCCGCGGGCAAGCTGCCCCGGACACCCGGCGGCGACGAAGCGGGCGTCCTGCGCCAGCGGATGGACCAGATCAACCGGCAGCAGTCGAGCCTCTACGGGTTCGTGGAGCAGTTGGCCGAGCACATCGACGGGCTGCGGACCTCGTCGGACCGCCGGCTCGTCGAGATCCAGCACCAGCTGGTCGGCCTGGCCGGCGGGTCGGCACCGGCCGAGCACGCCCCGACGGCCCCGTTGCCGGTCGCGGTCGCGCGGCTGTTCGAGGACGGGCTGGCCGCGCTGGACGAGATCACGCAGACCGAACTGATGATGCGCCAGGCGTTCGCGGTGGACGACGACTCGGCCGCCGTGCTCCAGGCCGTGCAGCGCCGGCAGACCTCGTCCGGCTACCTGGAGGCGATGGGCATCGTCGCCGTGCTCGGGCAGGCTCTGGTCGCGTTCCAGCGAGCCGTGCTGAAGTGGCACGAGTCGGACGACGTCCGGCGCTCGACGGGCGAACTGCCGCAGCGCGCGCTGGACACCCTGCACGAGATCTGCCGGACCTACGACGCGGTGGTGGAGTACCTGCCGCTGCACAAGCTCGAACCGCTCGTGCACCTCACGCCGTGGACGGCACCGGGTGGCGCGGTGGCCGACCTGTCCCGGCCCGCCCGCAGGGCCAGGGTGCGCGAGCACCTGGAGGGCATCAGCGCGCAGGTCCGCCACACCGCGGTGCGGGTGGCCTCGTCGGGTCGGAGCTGA
- a CDS encoding MFS transporter, which translates to MSSEPTRTATAAAFAFFVLLGGVTAALGAALPVLRAEYGLAAGEGGSLIACYSFGGFTAIALCGLFAHRLPGPLVLRLSVVLFAAGCVGMGLADTWPVLVTAGAVTGLGYGGAVLHLNVAFAQRFDGVLMLNFLNAAFGAGTITGPLAVGWMPTITPAFPVIGVLALLCLPAGQAAPRHAPPPPSRHHLPAGLLAPFTLMVLLYAGLETGVGAWQATHLISQGLPPDTAVHWVSAFWAALALGRIVIPLVTRTQPLHRVVVYCLAAATAALAVATIPPLTPYAYTAAGLCLAPVIPVAVAWLTGRTPAAPQATAFLFAASMAGSTTLPLLVGILATPPTPALPIPLALTTIGAAALAAALATAHRHASPTPGFRR; encoded by the coding sequence ATGTCTTCTGAACCCACCCGCACCGCCACCGCCGCGGCGTTCGCCTTCTTCGTCCTCTTGGGTGGTGTCACCGCCGCACTGGGTGCCGCCCTGCCCGTCCTGCGGGCCGAATACGGCTTGGCGGCAGGCGAAGGCGGCTCCCTCATCGCGTGCTACAGCTTCGGTGGCTTCACCGCCATCGCGCTGTGCGGCCTGTTCGCCCACCGGTTACCGGGTCCTCTGGTGCTGCGCTTGTCCGTCGTCCTGTTCGCGGCGGGCTGCGTCGGCATGGGTCTCGCCGACACCTGGCCCGTGCTCGTGACAGCCGGCGCCGTCACCGGCCTGGGCTACGGCGGTGCCGTCCTGCACCTCAACGTCGCGTTCGCGCAGCGCTTCGACGGCGTCCTCATGCTCAACTTCCTCAACGCCGCCTTCGGAGCGGGCACCATCACCGGCCCGCTGGCCGTCGGCTGGATGCCCACGATCACCCCGGCATTCCCCGTGATCGGCGTGCTGGCCCTGCTGTGCCTGCCCGCCGGCCAGGCCGCACCTCGCCACGCCCCACCGCCACCCTCCCGCCACCACCTGCCCGCCGGCCTCCTGGCCCCCTTCACCCTGATGGTCCTGCTCTACGCCGGACTGGAGACCGGCGTAGGTGCCTGGCAGGCGACCCACCTGATCTCCCAGGGCCTGCCGCCGGACACCGCCGTGCACTGGGTCTCCGCGTTCTGGGCAGCCCTCGCCCTGGGCCGGATCGTCATCCCCCTGGTGACCAGGACCCAGCCCCTGCACCGCGTGGTCGTCTACTGCCTGGCCGCGGCCACTGCCGCCCTGGCCGTCGCGACCATCCCGCCCCTGACCCCTTACGCCTACACCGCGGCAGGTCTGTGCCTGGCTCCCGTGATCCCCGTGGCGGTAGCGTGGCTGACCGGCCGGACCCCGGCGGCCCCTCAAGCGACAGCGTTCCTGTTCGCCGCCTCGATGGCCGGCAGCACGACCCTCCCCCTGCTGGTGGGAATCCTCGCGACCCCACCAACCCCCGCCCTCCCCATCCCCTTGGCACTGACCACAATTGGAGCCGCCGCCCTGGCCGCCGCACTGGCCACCGCCCACCGCCACGCATCCCCCACTCCCGGCTTCCGCCGGTGA
- a CDS encoding phosphotransferase family protein, which translates to MEEVAVVVAHHDCATLRVGDVFLKVDADQTRTDVEVEAMARAPIPTPRVLWRKPPVLALAALPGTALGRLGEPSTASSAAWVAAGAAVRKLHDAPLPPWPGRSRDEITSHLDHECEWLITTGVLPSELVTRNRQVAEAALRPWTPVFTHGDLQTSHVFVDGDEATGVIDWSEAAQGDALFDLATLTLGHQEHLGDVVAGYGADVDLDVIRAWWSLRSLRAVRWLIEHGFDPSAPGCEIDVLRSQL; encoded by the coding sequence GTGGAGGAAGTCGCGGTCGTCGTCGCCCATCACGACTGCGCGACCCTGCGCGTCGGCGACGTGTTCCTGAAGGTCGATGCTGATCAGACGCGCACCGACGTCGAGGTCGAGGCGATGGCCAGGGCGCCGATCCCGACTCCGCGAGTCCTGTGGCGAAAGCCGCCCGTGCTCGCGCTCGCCGCCCTCCCGGGCACGGCACTCGGTCGCCTCGGCGAGCCGTCGACCGCGTCGTCTGCGGCGTGGGTCGCGGCGGGTGCCGCCGTGCGGAAGCTCCATGACGCGCCGCTGCCGCCGTGGCCCGGCCGGAGCCGTGACGAAATCACGTCGCACCTCGACCACGAGTGCGAGTGGCTCATCACGACCGGCGTCCTTCCCTCCGAGCTGGTCACGCGCAACCGCCAGGTCGCCGAGGCCGCGCTCCGGCCGTGGACACCGGTGTTCACGCATGGCGATTTGCAGACAAGCCACGTGTTCGTAGACGGTGACGAGGCCACCGGCGTGATCGACTGGTCCGAGGCGGCCCAGGGCGATGCCCTGTTCGACCTCGCCACCTTGACGCTCGGGCACCAGGAGCACCTGGGCGACGTCGTGGCCGGCTACGGCGCCGACGTCGACCTCGACGTGATCCGCGCGTGGTGGTCGTTGCGCAGCCTGCGGGCGGTCCGCTGGCTGATCGAGCACGGCTTCGACCCGTCCGCGCCAGGCTGCGAGATCGACGTGCTGAGATCCCAGCTGTGA